One region of Triticum aestivum cultivar Chinese Spring chromosome 6B, IWGSC CS RefSeq v2.1, whole genome shotgun sequence genomic DNA includes:
- the LOC123136423 gene encoding CBL-interacting protein kinase 26, whose protein sequence is MDERRTILMDRYEIGRHLGQGNFAKVYYGRNLATGQAVAIKMIDKEKVSRIGLIVQIKREISIMGLVRHPNVLKLFEVMASKSKIYFVLEYAKGGELFNKITKGKLSEDAARRYFHQLISAVDYCHSRGVYHRDLKPENLLLDENENLKVSDFGLSALAESTRQDGLLHTTCGTPAYVAPEVLSRRGYDGAKADIWSCGVILFVLVAGFLPFHDTNLIEMYRKISRAEYRCPRPFSVELKDLLYKILDPDPSTRASVSRIKRSAWYRKPVDVNGLKIKQETRDKVQKGEPTTSESTEGINAEVNQEASSSLTNLNAFDIISLSTGFDLSNLFEEKYGRREVRFTTRQPAEAIFAKLNEVAKKLKLKIKKKENGVLKLAAPKEGMKGILEFDAEVFEFAPSLHLVELKKTNGDTIEYKQLMKDEIRPALKDVVWAWQGESHPLPEKFIRGEQQQSPLPSLQQQSPLSSQQQQSPLPLQQHQQSPLPSQQPQE, encoded by the coding sequence ATGGATGAAAGGAGGACGATTTTGATGGACCGTTATGAAATCGGGAGGCACTTAGGGCAAGGGAACTTTGCCAAGGTATATTATGGTCGGAATCTTGCAACTGGGCAGGCTGTTGCGATAAAGATGATCGATAAGGAGAAGGTTTCAAGGATTGGCCTAATTGTGCAGATAAAGAGAGAGATCTCAATAATGGGATTGGTAAGGCATCCCAACGTGTTGAAGCTTTTCGAGGTAATGGCTAGCAAGAGCAAGATTTACTTTGTTTTGGAATATGCCAAAGGCGGCGAGCTTTTCAACAAAATAACCAAGGGAAAGTTAAGCGAGGATGCTGCGAGGAGATACTTCCATCAGCTCATCAGTGCCGTGGACTACTGCCATAGCCGAGGTGTTTATCATCGCGACTTGAAGCCGGAGAACCTACTCCTGGATGAGAATGAAAACCTTAAAGTCTCTGATTTCGGGCTAAGTGCCCTGGCCGAGTCCACGAGACAAGATGGCCTCCTCCATACCACCTGTGGAACTCCAGCTTATGTTGCCCCTGAAGTGCTTAGCAGGAGAGGCTATGACGGTGCGAAGGCTGACATATGGTCCTGTGGAGTAATTCTATTTGTGCTGGTGGCTGGTTTCCTTCCTTTCCACGACACAAATCTTATAGAGATGTATAGGAAGATCTCCAGGGCTGAATATAGATGCCCTCGCCCTTTTTCTGTTGAGCTAAAGGATCTACTGTATAAGATTCTTGATCCAGACCCAAGCACTAGGGCTTCTGTTTCAAGGATAAAGAGAAGCGCTTGGTACAGGAAACCCGTTGATGTAAATGGACTGAAGATTAAACAAGAAACAAGAGATAAGGTTCAGAAAGGTGAACCCACAACCTCTGAATCAACAGAAGGCATCAATGCAGAGGTTAACCAAGAAGCGTCATCAAGCCTCACAAACTTGAATGCCTTTGACATAATTTCTCTCTCAACTGGGTTTGACCTATCCAATTTGTTCGAGGAGAAGTATGGCCGGAGGGAGGTCAGATTTACCACTAGGCAGCCAGCAGAGGCTATATTTGCCAAGCTGAATGAAGTGGCCAAGAAATTGAAGCTCAAAATCAAGAAGAAAGAAAACGGTGTCTTGAAATTGGCAGCACCAAAGGAAGGAATGAAGGGCATTCTTGAGTTTGATGCAGAGGTTTTTGAGTTTGCGCCTTCTTTGCATTTAGTTGAATTAAAGAAAACCAATGGAGACACTATAGAGTATAAACAACTGATGAAAGATGAGATAAGGCCCGCACTTAAGGATGTGGTTTGGGCGTGGCAAGGCGAGTCGCACCCGCTCCCTGAGAAATTTATccgaggagagcagcagcagtcaCCTTTGCCATCACTGCAGCAGCAATCACCTTTGTCATCGCAGCAGCAGCAATCACCTTTGCCATTGCAGCAGCACCAGCAATCACCTTTGCCATCGCAGCAGCCACAGGAGTAA
- the LOC123136424 gene encoding formin-like protein 10, translating to MTGRMGLLVLFVAAVLVAPSRGGGEVDGVHVSSAWTRPASSSSTSAPPSSLVLDGDLVDKIRSICLQDVVGAEETFAYDEPPSHSSKGELKTMLLMELLALLPPDKSSVTHDCIRANYFSLGMSQEFINYLEDQQFLPGSNFYPRRRHLADRMVGGAPSSGGQAPFPLSLTEQPFTPPNSPNTEPRSRHLEDRPAKKRRGVPPPVSPSDKQHNYIKLVLTVVLPTAAFSFIAAFLIFYCCGCNKSKVSVGEPRDDHPLLHMQLANTPGSSPVIRASSSQLHKDDPGVRTSKAGGSMSRCFPCCFKTSTDVSTPPQATGGTQNNTSDAPKPMPPPPPPPPPPPPPPPVRKAGPPPPAPPKGSLARFPQMSPVESSHSEGSSASEQASESSEAEVGAPRPKLRPFYWNKVLANPNQSMAWHDIKFGSFHVNEDMIEALFGYGAGNRNNTKDKELAMADPSPQHVSLLDFKKSCNLAVVFKAMNVRVEDIQDALLEGNELPRLLLETILRMKPNDEEELKLRLYDGDYSQLGLAEQVMKALTDIPFAYKRISALLFMSSLQEDASSLRDSFLQLEAACGELKHRLFLKLLEAVLKTGNRLNDGTFRGGANAFKLDTLLKLSDVKGADGKTTLLHFVVQEIIRSEGVRKARLAMESERTQPSGDDSNGSVQEDGEYYSKLGLKIVSGLSSELVNAKNIAALDADALSASVLQLRRELLNTKEFLNSDMATIDENSGFHRSLVRFVEHAENETNFLLKEEKRLRSLVKKTIRYFHGNDVKDDGFSLFVIVRDFLVMLDKACKEVGASQKKAASQSRSSGSCNPASQLNPQEKQFPAVLDDHLDSSDSND from the exons ATGACGGGGAGGATGGGGTTGCTTGTGCTGTTCGTAGCGGCGGTATTGGTCGCGCCGTCgagagggggaggagaggtggaCGGTGTGCATGTCTCGTCTGCTTGGACGCGGCCTGCCtcttcttcttccacctctgcTCCTCCCTCTTCGCTGGTTCTGGATGGGGATCTC GTGGACAAAATACGGTCAATTTGCTTACAAGACGTAGTTGGCGCGGAGGAGACGTTTGCTTATGATGAACCGCCGAGCCATTCTTCAAAGGGTGAACTGAAGACGATGCTGCTTATGGAGCTTCTGGCCCTTCTTCCACCTGACAAGTCTTCTGTTACTCACGACTGTATCCGCGCAAATTATTTCAGCTTGGGCATGTCACAAGAATTTATCAACTATCTTGAGGACCAGCAGTTCTTGCCTGGTTCAAACTTCTATCCAAGAAGACGGCATTTGGCTGATCGAATGGTTGGAGGTGCTCCATCCTCCGGAGGTCAAGCTCCGTTTCCTCTTTCTCTGACGGAGCAACCATTTACACCTCCCAACTCTCCGAACACCGAACCTCGCAGCCGACATCTCGAAGATAGACCTGCAAAGAAGCGTCGGGGAGTGCCTCCCCCAGTTTCACCTTCCGATAAGCAGCACAACTACATAAAGTTGGTCTTGACTGTTGTGCTCCCGACGGCGGCGTTCTCGTTCATTGCTGCATTTCTGATTTTCTACTGCTGTGGGTGCAATAAGAGCAAGGTCTCTGTCGGTGAGCCTAGAGATGACCATCCTCTTCTTCACATGCAGTTGGCTAACACGCCTG GCTCGTCACCTGTTATCCGTGCATCCTCCAGTCAGCTTCACAAGGATGATCCAGGGGTCAGGACTTCTAAGGCCGGAGGCAGCATGAGTCGGTGCTTTCCATGCTGTTTTAAAACCTCAACTGATGTGTCAACTCCCCCGCAAGCTACTGGGGGAACACAGAACAACACAAGTGATGCTCCTAAACCaatgcctccgccgccgccgccgccgccgcctccaccaccgcctcctcctgtCAGGAAGGCTGGTCCTCCCCCACCTGCACCTCCCAAAGGCTCATTAGCAAGATTTCCTCAGATGTCACCTGTTGAGTCAAGTCATTCTGAAGGATCATCTGCAAGCGAGCAGGCCAGTGAATCATCTGAAGCTGAAGTGGGTGCTCCAAGACCCAAACTTCGACCATTCTATTGGAACAAAGTTCTTGCCAATCCTAACCAGTCGATGGCCTGGCATGACATCAAGTTTGGTTCTTTTCA TGTGAACGAGGATATGATAGAGGCATTGTTTGGTTATGGCGCTGGCAACAGAAACAACACCAAGGACAAGGAACTTGCCATGGCTGACCCTTCACCTCAGCATGTTTCTCTTCTTGATTTTAAGAAATCGTGCAACCTGGCAGTTGTTTTCAAGGCAATGAATGTCAGGGTAGAGGACATTCAAGATGCTCTTCTTGAAG GAAATGAACTTCCTAGACTACTTCTTGAGACAATCTTGAGAATGAAACCAAATGATGAGGAGGAGCTGAAACTCAGGCTTTACGATGGGGACTACTCGCAACTAGGTCTTGCGGAACAAGTCATGAAGGCACTAACTGACATTCCTTTTGCTTACAAGAGGATCAGTGCTCTGCTTTtcatgtcatctttgcaagaagatGCTTCAAGTCTCAGGGATTCATTCCTGCAATTGGAG GCTGCTTGTGGGGAACTAAAGCACCGCCTTTTTCTGAAGCTGCTAGAAGCTGTTCTCAAAACTGGAAACCGTTTGAATGACGGGACCTTCCGTGGTGGTGCTAACGCGTTCAAACTTGACACCCTTCTGAAGTTGTCAGATGTCAAGGGTGCCGATGGAAAGACTACACTGCTTCACTTTGTTGTCCAGGAGATTATTCGATCTGAAGGTGTCCGCAAAGCAAGGttggccatggaaagtgaaaggACTCAACCTTCAGGAGATGATTCGAACGGATCTGTTCAAGAAGATGGCGAGTACTACTCCAAGCTCGGCCTAAAGATTGTATCAGGGCTTAGCAGTGAATTGGTTAATGCCAAGAACATAGCTGCACTAGATGCGGATGCTTTGTCTGCCAGTGTGTTGCAGCTCAGACGCGAGTTGCTGAACACAAAGGAGTTTCTGAACTCTGACATGGCAACGATAGATGAGAACAGCGGATTCCACCGCTCTTTGGTACGTTTCGTGGAACATGCAGAGAATGAGACCAACTTTCTGTTGaaagaagagaagaggttgagATCATTGGTGAAGAAAACAATTCGGTATTTCCATGGAAACGATGTGAAAGATGACGGATTTAGCCTGTTTGTCATTGTAAGAGATTTTTTGGTGATGCTAGATAAGGCCTGCAAGGAAGTTGGGGCATCACAAAAGAAGGCGGCAAGTCAATCTCGGAGCAGTGGCAGTTGTAACCCAGCTTCCCAGTTAAATCCCCAGGAGAAACAGTTTCCTGCAGTACTGGATGATCATTTAGATAGCTCGGACTCAAATGATTAA